A window from Sordaria macrospora chromosome 2, complete sequence encodes these proteins:
- a CDS encoding mitochondrial 54S ribosomal protein uL4m, which produces MAGKGLKSLNEAMKALSIASQPCRALPMRPSSILSSRRSMASVATPPAADITRSVSEPWQPSMSTNTTASLDNIARAGKVLTQDSVTNVPVTVYSFPELEPRSLESYSARHLHLPLRRDILHLAVIYEGDSTRLGMASSKTRYEVHGSHKKMIAQKGTGHARRGTKQSPLQKGGGKSFGPKPRDFSTKLNKKVYDLAWRTALSYRYKRGELIVTEDGLDLPLPDDFLWLAGGGKLSRELEDAYVRKWVREFMTGLNWGKEAGRTTFITGDKRPNLFTGFELAGAEGRALELWDVDVKDLLETGRIVIERSALKEMIKDHQSDLVTRVAVKGLRQKGPKLGEVLVRAPRN; this is translated from the exons ATGGCCGGCAAGGGTCTCAAGAGCCTCAATGAGGCCATGAAGGCGCTGAGCATTGCTTCGCAGCCATGCAGGGCACTGCCG ATGCGCCCATCCTCTATTCTCTCCTCCAGACGGTCGATGGCCTCCGTAGCCACCcctcccgccgccgacatCACAAGATCGGTCTCGGAACCATGGCAACCCAGTATGAGCACCAACACGACTGCCAGCCTCGACAACATTGCCCGCGCCGGAAAGGTACTAACCCAGGATTCAGTCACCAACGTTCCTGTTACTGTCTATTCCTTCCCCGAACTCGAGCCGCGCTCCCTCGAATCCTACTCAGCCCgtcacctccacctcccgcTGCGTCGCGATATCCTCCACTTGGCCGTCATCTACGAGGGTGACTCGACACGACTGGGCATGGCGTCCTCCAAGACTCGCTACGAAGTTCACGGTTCGCACAAGAAGATGATTGCACAGAAGGGTACCGGTCACGCCCGCCGCGGTACCAAGCAGTCACCTCTGCAGAAGGGTGGTGGAAAGTCCTTTGGTCCCAAGCCCCGCGACTTCAGCACgaagctcaacaagaaggtCTACGATCTGGCCTGGCGCACCGCGCTGTCCTACCGCTACAAGCGCGGCGAGCTCATCGTCACCGAGGACGGCCTCGACCTCCCGCTCCCCGACGACTTCCTCTGGCTTGCCGGTGGCGGTAAGCTCAGCCGCGAGCTCGAGGACGCCTACGTCCGCAAGTGGGTTCGCGAGTTCATGACCGGCTTGAACTGGGGCAAGGAGGCTGGCAGGACGACCTTCATTACGGGCGACAAGCGCCCCAACCTTTTCACCGGATTCGAGTTGGCCGGTGCCGAGGGTCGCGCTTTGGAGTTATGGGACGTCGATGTCAAGGACCTCTTGGAGACGGGCAGGATAGTGATCGAGCGCAGTGCTCTCAAGGAGATGATCAAGGACCACCAGAGCGACCTTGTCACTCGTGTAGCAGTCAAGGGGCTCCGCCAAAAGGGACCCAAGCTTGGCGAGGTGCTCGTCAGGGCGCCGAGAAACTAG